Proteins co-encoded in one Sporosarcina sp. FSL K6-1522 genomic window:
- a CDS encoding UPF0223 family protein gives MDYNYPIRHDWSTAEIIAVSAFYEAVEKAYESGIAREELMRAYRGFKVVVPSMAEEKTLFKEFEEASSYACYRVVKAAKEGNDGEMIKGARR, from the coding sequence GTGGATTATAATTATCCAATTCGACATGATTGGTCGACGGCTGAAATTATTGCTGTTTCCGCATTTTATGAAGCGGTAGAAAAAGCATACGAGTCAGGTATTGCGAGGGAAGAACTTATGCGAGCATATCGTGGGTTTAAAGTGGTAGTTCCTTCAATGGCGGAAGAAAAGACGTTGTTTAAGGAGTTTGAGGAAGCGAGTAGTTATGCTTGCTATCGTGTTGTGAAGGCGGCAAAAGAAGGAAATGATGGTGAAATGATAAAAGGGGCGCGGCGATAA
- a CDS encoding YlaH-like family protein — protein sequence MTASVEETARVMDRMSGIARMVYETMPSDKVAGYVLLALVFIMSAIVFKLGFARQLPLLKNIIIYAFLFIGCLVLTFLALFLPIVEGLIVAALILIIYRVRRMNEHKEDSIA from the coding sequence ATGACTGCTAGTGTTGAGGAAACGGCACGCGTGATGGATCGAATGTCAGGCATTGCGAGAATGGTTTACGAAACGATGCCTTCTGACAAGGTGGCCGGTTACGTACTTTTAGCCCTAGTCTTCATCATGTCGGCAATTGTTTTTAAACTTGGATTTGCTAGGCAACTACCTCTTTTAAAAAATATAATCATTTATGCATTTTTGTTCATCGGTTGCTTAGTGTTGACGTTTTTAGCACTATTCCTTCCGATTGTGGAAGGGCTCATTGTTGCGGCTCTAATCTTAATCATCTACCGAGTTCGCAGAATGAATGAACATAAAGAAGACTCAATCGCTTGA
- a CDS encoding YlaN family protein — MDIELQETYKEKALQQLQADANKIAQLIKVQMDHLTMPQCPLYEEVLDTQMYGLSREIDFAVKLDLIDRQKGNEILSLLEKEMTVLHELYTKK; from the coding sequence ATGGATATAGAATTGCAAGAGACATATAAAGAAAAAGCATTACAGCAATTACAGGCAGATGCCAATAAGATTGCGCAGCTCATTAAAGTGCAGATGGATCATTTGACGATGCCGCAGTGTCCACTCTATGAGGAAGTATTGGATACGCAAATGTATGGGTTATCCCGTGAAATTGATTTCGCGGTAAAACTAGACTTAATCGATCGTCAGAAGGGCAATGAAATCCTGTCTCTACTCGAGAAGGAAATGACTGTCCTGCACGAATTATATACAAAAAAATAA
- a CDS encoding FtsW/RodA/SpoVE family cell cycle protein: protein MKVYTKRFLRYFDFPLFFVYLLLSLFGLVMIYSSSMVAAVGRYDYPANYFFDKQLLNLKIAIPAFFLAAFFPYKNYKRKKIMIVAVLSMLTLLVLVHFIGTGEHVGAQSWIRLPIGNIQPSEVAKLVMVVYFAGVFAKKYEAGTLDNINQSIGPPVAILAIAVGSIMMETDIGTSFIIVVGALSVLAASGIKRGTFLKLCGYIFACLALVAVVLYFGWDTIMTDGRQGRILSFLNPFDYAQGSGYQIANGYIAIGTGGLFGLGLGNSIQKMGYLPEPQTDVIMAVISEELGVFGTIIVVGGLGFIVLRAFTIALRAKDPHARMLAAGIGSIIGIQTFVNLGGLTGLIPLTGVPLPFISYGGTSIILLSLSLGILMNVSMFVKYEKNK from the coding sequence ATGAAGGTTTATACGAAACGATTTTTACGTTATTTTGATTTCCCGCTTTTTTTCGTCTACTTACTGCTCAGTTTGTTTGGGCTTGTGATGATCTATAGTTCAAGTATGGTTGCCGCTGTAGGCAGATATGATTATCCTGCGAATTATTTTTTTGACAAGCAACTATTAAATTTAAAGATTGCCATTCCTGCATTTTTTTTAGCAGCTTTTTTCCCATATAAAAACTATAAACGCAAAAAAATAATGATTGTTGCTGTCCTTAGCATGCTTACGTTGCTAGTGCTTGTCCATTTTATTGGAACAGGTGAACATGTAGGTGCGCAAAGTTGGATTCGGCTTCCTATCGGTAATATTCAGCCGTCTGAAGTAGCCAAGCTGGTGATGGTTGTGTATTTTGCGGGTGTTTTTGCGAAAAAATATGAGGCGGGCACGCTTGACAATATTAACCAGTCGATTGGACCACCTGTTGCAATCCTTGCCATCGCGGTTGGCTCGATTATGATGGAGACAGATATTGGTACTTCGTTTATTATTGTTGTTGGCGCATTGTCAGTCTTAGCGGCAAGTGGTATTAAGAGAGGTACCTTCTTAAAATTATGTGGCTATATTTTTGCCTGTCTTGCGCTCGTTGCTGTTGTCCTTTATTTTGGGTGGGATACAATCATGACAGACGGTAGGCAAGGACGTATTCTGTCCTTTTTGAATCCATTTGATTATGCGCAAGGCTCAGGTTATCAGATTGCTAACGGCTATATTGCGATTGGGACGGGCGGACTATTCGGTCTTGGACTTGGTAACTCCATTCAAAAGATGGGGTATTTACCTGAACCTCAAACAGACGTAATTATGGCAGTCATTTCAGAAGAGTTAGGCGTATTCGGGACAATCATTGTCGTTGGGGGTCTTGGCTTTATCGTTTTACGCGCATTCACAATTGCGCTTAGGGCGAAAGATCCGCATGCACGGATGCTTGCAGCTGGAATTGGGAGTATTATAGGTATTCAAACTTTTGTGAATTTGGGCGGTCTGACGGGATTGATACCGCTTACAGGAGTACCGTTGCCGTTTATTAGCTATGGCGGAACTTCTATTATTCTGTTATCTTTGTCTTTAGGAATATTGATGAACGTGTCAATGTTCGTAAAATATGAAAAAAACAAATAG
- the typA gene encoding translational GTPase TypA — protein MTKERNDLRNIAIIAHVDHGKTTLVDQLLKQSGIFRSNEQVDDRAMDSNEIERERGITILAKNTAIEYKDTKINILDTPGHADFGGEVERILKMVDGVILVVDSYEGCMPQTRFVLKKALEENIKPIVVVNKIDREFARPEEVVDEVLELFIELDANDEQLDFPVVYASGFNGTASLSPDPASQEDTLRVLYDAIIEHIPAPIDNSEEPLQFQVSLLDYSDYVGRIGIGRVFRGTMKVGQQVSVLKRDGSVKNFRVTKMSGFLGLKRVEIQEAKAGDLIAVSGMENIDVGETICPVDHPEALPELFIDEPTLQMTFLVNNSPFAGKEGKWVTARKIEERLESQLQTDVSLRVDPTDSPDAWTVSGRGELHLSILIENMRREGFELQVSKPSVIVREIDGVRCEPVERVQIDIPEEHTGSVIESMGERKGEMIDMVNNGNGQVRLTFNVPARGLIGYSTEFLTLTRGYGILNHTFDSYKPMSAGKVGGRRNGVLVSMENGTATPYSIMQLEDRGVMFVEAGTGIYAGMIVGENTRENDLTINLTKAKQATNVRSATKDQTVTTKKPRIMSLEEALQYLDDDEYCEVTPESIRLRKKILDKNERERAQKKAK, from the coding sequence ATGACTAAAGAGCGCAATGATTTACGTAACATAGCAATTATCGCACACGTCGACCATGGAAAAACGACGCTTGTCGATCAACTTTTGAAACAATCGGGCATTTTCCGTTCAAACGAACAAGTAGATGACCGTGCCATGGACTCGAACGAAATTGAACGCGAACGTGGAATTACAATCCTTGCCAAGAATACAGCAATTGAATACAAAGATACAAAAATCAACATTCTCGATACACCGGGTCACGCCGACTTTGGCGGTGAGGTAGAACGGATTTTGAAAATGGTTGACGGTGTTATTCTTGTTGTCGATTCATACGAAGGCTGTATGCCACAAACACGTTTTGTATTGAAAAAGGCACTTGAAGAAAACATTAAACCGATCGTTGTTGTGAATAAAATCGACCGCGAATTCGCACGTCCTGAAGAAGTTGTCGATGAAGTGCTTGAATTATTTATCGAATTGGATGCAAACGACGAACAATTGGATTTCCCAGTTGTCTATGCATCGGGCTTTAACGGAACAGCGAGCTTATCTCCAGATCCAGCGTCACAAGAAGATACGCTACGTGTGCTATATGACGCGATCATCGAGCATATTCCGGCACCGATTGATAACAGTGAAGAGCCGCTACAATTCCAAGTATCGTTACTTGACTACAGTGATTATGTTGGACGTATTGGTATTGGACGTGTTTTCCGCGGTACGATGAAGGTCGGCCAACAAGTTTCTGTTTTGAAACGTGACGGTTCTGTGAAGAACTTCCGTGTAACAAAAATGTCTGGATTCCTTGGCTTGAAACGTGTGGAGATTCAAGAAGCGAAAGCGGGCGACTTGATTGCCGTATCAGGTATGGAAAATATCGACGTAGGTGAAACGATTTGCCCGGTTGATCATCCAGAAGCACTTCCAGAATTGTTCATTGACGAGCCAACGCTTCAAATGACATTCCTTGTGAACAATAGCCCGTTTGCAGGTAAAGAAGGTAAATGGGTAACAGCTAGAAAAATTGAAGAACGTCTTGAGTCACAATTGCAAACAGACGTATCCCTTCGCGTAGATCCAACTGATTCACCAGATGCGTGGACAGTTTCAGGACGTGGAGAGCTTCACTTGTCGATTCTGATCGAAAACATGCGTCGTGAAGGATTCGAACTACAAGTTTCAAAGCCATCTGTTATCGTGAGAGAAATCGACGGTGTTCGTTGTGAGCCTGTTGAGCGTGTACAAATCGATATTCCAGAAGAGCATACAGGATCAGTGATCGAATCGATGGGTGAGCGTAAAGGCGAAATGATTGATATGGTTAACAATGGTAATGGACAAGTCCGTCTGACATTCAATGTCCCAGCTCGTGGCTTGATCGGTTATTCAACAGAATTCCTTACGTTGACAAGAGGTTATGGGATTTTGAACCATACATTCGATTCGTATAAGCCGATGTCGGCTGGTAAAGTGGGCGGTCGTAGAAATGGCGTTCTTGTCTCGATGGAGAACGGAACGGCTACGCCATACAGCATTATGCAGTTAGAAGACCGTGGTGTGATGTTCGTTGAAGCTGGAACGGGTATTTATGCTGGTATGATTGTTGGAGAAAACACGCGTGAAAATGACTTGACAATCAATTTAACAAAAGCAAAACAAGCGACGAATGTTCGTTCAGCGACGAAAGATCAAACGGTTACTACGAAAAAACCGCGTATCATGTCGCTTGAAGAAGCGTTACAGTATTTGGATGACGATGAGTACTGTGAAGTAACACCAGAATCGATTCGACTTCGTAAGAAGATTCTTGATAAGAATGAGCGTGAACGTGCTCAAAAGAAAGCGAAGTAA
- a CDS encoding YlaF family protein: MKDIKWIFVLYSILAVLSMCGIGVAVAMRSIPLALLAMLALVLVMGNGFKTKKKMREQGAL; encoded by the coding sequence TTGAAAGATATTAAATGGATTTTTGTTTTGTACTCCATACTTGCGGTCCTTTCTATGTGCGGAATCGGCGTCGCGGTCGCTATGCGTAGTATCCCCTTAGCTCTCCTTGCTATGCTTGCACTCGTCCTTGTTATGGGCAACGGCTTTAAAACAAAAAAGAAAATGCGCGAGCAAGGCGCCTTATAA
- a CDS encoding inositol monophosphatase family protein has product MNLEAINRYAKSLIKEAGHHIRASFSGRIDIDTKSGANDLVTNIDREVEQFFISRIKQDFPNHRVLGEEGFGDTIQSLDGVVWIVDPIDGTMNFIHQKRNFAISLGIFVEGVGMLGYIYDVMRDDLYAATKGEGAYCNDERLPQLGAIPIRDAVVGINACWVAPNRYIHHEPIIELVHQCRGTRSYGSAAIELAYVSSGRIDAYMSTRLSPWDIAGGIIIAQEVGAIATNMKGEKPNLLEQDTFMVARPGLHADLLAHHVRLK; this is encoded by the coding sequence ATGAATTTGGAAGCTATTAATCGTTACGCAAAATCATTGATAAAAGAAGCGGGGCATCACATTCGAGCTTCATTTTCGGGCCGCATTGATATTGATACAAAATCGGGTGCTAATGATCTTGTGACAAATATTGATCGCGAAGTGGAGCAGTTTTTTATCAGCCGAATTAAACAGGATTTTCCGAATCATCGGGTGTTAGGAGAAGAAGGATTCGGTGATACAATCCAGTCGTTAGACGGAGTGGTTTGGATTGTAGATCCGATTGATGGGACGATGAATTTTATTCATCAAAAAAGAAATTTTGCTATTTCACTCGGGATATTTGTAGAAGGTGTTGGGATGCTTGGATACATATATGATGTGATGCGAGACGATTTATATGCTGCAACGAAAGGCGAGGGAGCTTATTGTAACGATGAGCGCTTGCCGCAGTTGGGGGCGATTCCGATTCGGGATGCAGTCGTTGGCATAAATGCTTGTTGGGTGGCACCTAATCGCTATATTCATCATGAACCGATTATCGAGCTTGTTCACCAATGTAGAGGAACGAGGTCTTATGGATCAGCCGCAATTGAACTTGCTTATGTATCCTCTGGAAGAATAGACGCGTACATGTCAACAAGGCTATCGCCATGGGATATTGCAGGTGGAATCATTATTGCACAGGAAGTTGGTGCAATTGCGACAAATATGAAGGGCGAGAAACCTAACCTTCTTGAGCAGGATACATTTATGGTGGCAAGGCCGGGGCTTCATGCCGATTTATTGGCACATCATGTTCGGTTGAAATGA
- a CDS encoding dihydrolipoamide acetyltransferase family protein, whose protein sequence is MAFEFRLPDIGEGIHEGEIVKWFVAKGDKINEDDTLLEIQNDKAVVEIPSPVTGTVEDILVAEGTVAIVGDVLIRFDAPGYENTGGEPAAETEAPAVSEPTEQAPAASTPSTQEQSVVVEVNRRIIAMPSVRKFAREQGVDIRQVAGTGKNNRVLKEDIKAFLNGGQVQEVAPVVAEEAEQVAQTDSAPQEAAAPAPAPVYLEGDFPETREKMSGIRKAIAKAMVNSKQTAPHVTLLDEVDVTALVAHRKKFKDIAAEKDIKLTYLPYVVKALVSTLREFPALNTSLDDATQEIIQKHYFNIGIAADTDRGLLVPVIKHADRKSIFAISDEINSLAVKARDGKLSPAEMKGASCSITNIGSAGGQWFTPIINHPEVAILGIGRIAEKPIVKNGEIVAAPMLALSLVFDHRVIDGATGQQALNHLKKLLGNPELLLMEA, encoded by the coding sequence GTGGCATTTGAATTCCGTTTACCAGATATCGGAGAAGGAATCCATGAAGGTGAAATCGTCAAATGGTTTGTAGCTAAAGGCGATAAAATCAATGAAGATGACACACTTCTTGAAATCCAGAACGATAAAGCAGTTGTAGAAATTCCTTCCCCGGTGACAGGGACTGTTGAAGATATTCTTGTTGCAGAAGGAACGGTTGCAATCGTAGGCGATGTATTAATTCGCTTTGATGCACCGGGTTATGAAAATACTGGAGGCGAGCCAGCTGCTGAAACAGAAGCGCCAGCGGTCAGCGAGCCGACTGAACAAGCGCCGGCGGCTTCTACACCGAGTACGCAAGAACAATCGGTTGTAGTAGAAGTGAATCGTCGCATTATTGCTATGCCATCTGTGCGTAAGTTTGCGCGTGAACAAGGCGTTGATATTCGTCAAGTAGCGGGGACAGGTAAAAACAACCGTGTCTTGAAAGAAGACATCAAGGCGTTCCTAAATGGTGGACAAGTACAAGAAGTAGCGCCAGTTGTAGCTGAAGAAGCTGAACAAGTAGCACAAACAGACAGTGCTCCACAAGAAGCAGCGGCTCCAGCACCAGCTCCAGTTTATCTTGAAGGCGATTTCCCAGAAACGCGTGAAAAGATGTCTGGAATCCGCAAAGCAATTGCGAAAGCGATGGTCAATTCGAAACAAACTGCACCACATGTTACATTACTAGACGAAGTAGATGTAACAGCACTTGTTGCGCATCGTAAAAAGTTCAAGGACATTGCAGCTGAAAAAGATATCAAGTTGACGTACTTACCGTACGTTGTCAAAGCACTTGTTTCTACGTTGCGTGAATTCCCAGCGTTGAACACGTCACTTGACGATGCAACACAGGAAATCATTCAAAAGCATTATTTCAATATTGGAATTGCTGCGGATACGGATCGTGGACTTCTCGTTCCGGTTATCAAGCACGCGGATCGCAAATCGATCTTCGCAATTTCCGATGAAATTAATAGCCTGGCAGTGAAAGCGCGTGACGGTAAATTATCACCTGCTGAAATGAAGGGCGCATCATGCTCCATCACGAATATTGGCTCTGCGGGTGGACAATGGTTTACACCAATTATCAACCATCCGGAAGTCGCAATTCTAGGAATTGGTCGCATTGCAGAAAAACCTATCGTAAAAAATGGTGAAATTGTAGCGGCACCTATGTTAGCATTGTCATTGGTATTCGATCACCGAGTAATCGATGGTGCGACGGGGCAACAAGCGTTGAATCATTTGAAGAAGTTGCTCGGCAATCCAGAATTATTATTAATGGAGGCGTGA
- the lpdA gene encoding dihydrolipoyl dehydrogenase — translation MVVGDFPIEIDTLVVGSGPGGYVAAIRAAQLGQKVTVVEKGTIGGVCLNVGCIPSKALIAVGHRYANAKNSDSMGITATDVKLDFTKAQAFKDGVVSKLTGGVSGLLKGNKVDYVQGEAYFVDNNTVRVINEDSAQTYKFKNAILATGSRPVEIPTFKYTKRVINSTGALNLTEVPGKLVVIGGGYIGTELGSAYANLGSEVTIIEGGNDILAGFEKQMTQIVKKGLKKKGVEIAVKASAKGVEETDTGVTVTYEVGGEEKKVEADYVLVTVGRRPNTDEIGLEEMGIKFLERGLIEVDKQCRTSIPNIYAIGDIVPGLQLAHKASYEAKVAAEAISGEKSEVDYLAIPAVCFTDPELASVGLNEQQAKDEGYEVVAGKFPFAANGRALALDATDGFVKLVSRKEDGLLLGAQIVGENASDMIAELGLAVEAGMTLEDIAMTIHAHPTLGEISMEAAEVALGKPIHMVVK, via the coding sequence ATGGTAGTAGGAGACTTTCCAATCGAAATTGATACACTCGTCGTAGGTTCAGGACCAGGAGGATATGTTGCGGCAATTCGCGCAGCACAATTGGGTCAAAAAGTAACAGTCGTTGAAAAAGGAACGATTGGTGGCGTGTGCTTAAACGTCGGATGTATTCCTTCGAAAGCGCTCATCGCTGTTGGACATCGTTACGCAAATGCTAAAAATTCCGATTCAATGGGGATTACGGCGACTGACGTGAAACTAGATTTCACAAAAGCGCAAGCGTTCAAAGATGGTGTTGTTAGCAAGTTGACTGGCGGCGTTTCAGGTCTTCTTAAAGGCAACAAAGTCGACTACGTTCAAGGTGAAGCATACTTCGTTGACAATAACACTGTACGTGTTATTAACGAAGATTCTGCACAAACATACAAGTTCAAAAACGCGATTTTGGCAACAGGCTCACGTCCAGTTGAAATCCCAACGTTCAAGTATACAAAACGTGTGATTAACTCAACAGGCGCATTGAACCTGACTGAAGTTCCAGGGAAACTTGTTGTGATCGGTGGCGGTTATATCGGTACTGAGCTAGGATCTGCTTATGCAAATCTTGGGTCAGAAGTAACAATCATCGAAGGCGGCAACGATATTCTTGCAGGTTTCGAAAAACAAATGACACAAATCGTCAAAAAAGGCTTGAAGAAAAAAGGTGTCGAAATTGCTGTTAAAGCATCTGCAAAAGGTGTCGAAGAAACAGATACTGGCGTAACAGTGACATACGAAGTTGGCGGAGAAGAGAAAAAAGTTGAAGCTGATTACGTACTTGTAACGGTTGGTCGTCGTCCGAATACGGATGAAATCGGTCTTGAAGAGATGGGCATCAAGTTCCTTGAGCGCGGTCTAATCGAGGTTGATAAACAATGCCGTACAAGCATTCCGAATATCTATGCAATCGGAGATATCGTTCCAGGACTTCAATTGGCGCATAAAGCTTCATACGAGGCGAAAGTGGCTGCTGAAGCGATTTCAGGTGAGAAATCTGAAGTGGATTACTTGGCGATTCCAGCTGTTTGCTTCACAGATCCAGAATTGGCATCTGTTGGTTTGAACGAACAACAAGCGAAAGACGAAGGCTACGAAGTTGTAGCAGGGAAATTCCCGTTTGCTGCAAACGGACGTGCACTTGCGCTTGATGCAACAGATGGCTTTGTTAAGCTTGTATCCCGTAAAGAAGATGGTCTTCTTCTTGGGGCACAAATCGTTGGTGAAAACGCATCTGATATGATCGCTGAACTTGGTCTTGCAGTTGAAGCGGGTATGACGCTTGAAGACATCGCAATGACAATTCACGCGCACCCTACATTGGGAGAAATCTCAATGGAAGCGGCTGAAGTTGCTTTAGGTAAGCCGATTCATATGGTTGTAAAGTAA
- a CDS encoding nitronate monooxygenase family protein, with translation MEWKTRVTELLGIEYPIIQGGLAYLAYAELAAAVSEAGGLGQITAMSLESPDALRAEIRKVKELTDKPFGVNFAIGQHGRPYAHMIEVAIEEGVKVMSVTGGNPAPFFDQLENTDVKKLVLVAAKRQAQKAEELGADAVMVVGQEGGGHLGRDDVGTIVLVPQVVDAVSIPVIASGGIGDGRGWMAAHALGAEGIEMGTRFIATQECVHASEAYKEALLTSSEADTTVIKRTLGAPARALTGRWTAKILEMEAEKADYEALKDFISGKANQRFIYDGDVENGFGWAGQVAGMIDDVPSVEELFERMVKEAEQIRDGWNFKQ, from the coding sequence ATGGAATGGAAGACAAGGGTAACGGAGCTACTTGGTATCGAGTATCCAATCATTCAAGGCGGATTGGCGTACCTTGCTTATGCAGAGCTCGCAGCAGCAGTTTCAGAAGCTGGTGGACTAGGACAAATTACAGCGATGAGCCTAGAGTCACCTGATGCATTGCGAGCGGAGATTCGTAAAGTGAAAGAGTTGACAGACAAGCCGTTTGGTGTGAATTTTGCAATTGGACAACACGGGCGTCCTTATGCGCATATGATTGAGGTAGCGATTGAAGAAGGTGTCAAAGTGATGTCGGTGACAGGAGGAAATCCTGCTCCGTTTTTTGATCAATTGGAAAATACGGATGTGAAGAAGCTCGTACTTGTTGCAGCGAAACGGCAAGCGCAGAAGGCTGAAGAGTTGGGGGCAGATGCTGTAATGGTCGTTGGACAAGAAGGTGGTGGACATCTTGGACGTGATGACGTCGGAACGATTGTCCTAGTGCCGCAAGTTGTCGATGCTGTATCGATTCCTGTCATCGCCTCTGGGGGAATTGGGGATGGCCGTGGTTGGATGGCTGCGCATGCGCTTGGTGCGGAAGGGATTGAGATGGGAACGCGCTTTATCGCGACGCAGGAGTGTGTTCACGCGTCAGAGGCCTATAAAGAGGCGCTTCTAACGAGTAGTGAGGCGGATACAACGGTTATTAAGCGTACGCTTGGGGCACCTGCCCGAGCGCTTACAGGTCGATGGACAGCGAAAATCCTTGAAATGGAAGCGGAAAAAGCGGATTACGAAGCGCTGAAAGATTTTATTAGTGGCAAAGCCAATCAACGTTTTATTTACGATGGCGATGTCGAGAATGGCTTTGGTTGGGCAGGACAAGTTGCGGGGATGATTGATGATGTCCCATCTGTTGAGGAATTGTTTGAGCGCATGGTGAAGGAAGCAGAACAAATTCGTGATGGTTGGAATTTTAAGCAGTAA
- a CDS encoding peptidyl-prolyl cis-trans isomerase, whose product MEAIIPITGNVQYAITLDPGVWIFDDRRIDLKTFFTEEHIEKDDLEEYKKEMGKHWSREIMEGATFPPTLKTEKTYERTKVLTGTFGIALHHFLNTAQPGTDARTLSFETLGGEVHTFPLAQAEDFIFKFSDEGKPLLEDGPAHLLFKDGSNIDNPIRNIIGIKVV is encoded by the coding sequence TTGGAAGCAATCATTCCGATTACTGGAAACGTACAATACGCAATTACATTAGATCCAGGCGTGTGGATTTTTGACGACCGCCGCATCGATTTAAAAACATTCTTCACCGAGGAACACATCGAAAAGGACGACCTCGAAGAATATAAAAAAGAAATGGGCAAGCATTGGTCACGCGAAATCATGGAGGGGGCCACTTTCCCGCCGACATTGAAAACCGAAAAGACCTATGAGCGCACAAAAGTATTAACAGGGACTTTCGGAATTGCATTGCATCATTTCTTAAACACTGCACAACCTGGGACAGATGCACGAACGCTATCATTCGAAACATTAGGTGGAGAAGTTCATACCTTCCCACTTGCACAAGCTGAGGATTTCATTTTCAAATTTAGTGACGAAGGAAAACCGCTTCTTGAGGACGGCCCTGCTCATCTCCTCTTCAAAGACGGTTCGAATATCGACAACCCGATTCGTAATATCATTGGGATCAAAGTCGTCTAA
- a CDS encoding DUF1054 domain-containing protein gives MVNSYWKKDDFAVFSIEGLEKRMEALQSIIQPKFTFLGNHFAAQLSAHGTGEFFPHVARHARRTVNPPRDSWVAFAPAKRGYKALPHFQIGLWGTHLFIILAVIYENPDKKGIAERLGQHSALFTALPDTYIVSGDHMKPEATAIGEAGEAGLEKLLGRLQTVKKAEFLVGRHLAAQDAIQLSEKEFIAYAEETFDSLLPIYDIIIGNHK, from the coding sequence ATGGTAAACAGTTATTGGAAAAAAGATGATTTTGCTGTTTTTTCAATCGAAGGACTTGAAAAACGAATGGAAGCACTTCAAAGCATCATCCAACCCAAATTCACTTTTCTCGGCAATCATTTTGCCGCTCAGCTTTCCGCACATGGAACTGGTGAATTTTTTCCACATGTAGCAAGACATGCAAGAAGGACGGTGAATCCACCAAGAGACAGCTGGGTCGCGTTCGCACCTGCCAAACGAGGTTATAAAGCATTGCCACATTTTCAGATTGGCCTATGGGGCACGCATCTATTCATCATTTTAGCGGTAATTTATGAAAATCCGGATAAAAAAGGGATTGCTGAACGACTCGGGCAACATTCCGCGCTCTTTACCGCACTCCCCGATACATACATCGTCTCAGGCGATCATATGAAGCCCGAAGCGACAGCAATTGGTGAAGCCGGCGAAGCAGGACTCGAAAAGCTGTTAGGGCGTCTGCAGACGGTTAAAAAAGCCGAATTTCTTGTAGGACGTCATTTAGCTGCTCAAGATGCGATCCAACTATCTGAAAAAGAATTCATCGCATACGCAGAAGAAACCTTTGACAGTCTTTTACCGATTTACGATATCATCATCGGAAATCATAAATAA
- a CDS encoding YlaI family protein, giving the protein MRVKCVICDEIGQLPDDAPLAKKLRNRQICTYMCEQCNERIADKTIARIATGNFVFHRSSHPVEEDF; this is encoded by the coding sequence ATGCGTGTCAAATGTGTCATCTGTGACGAAATTGGACAACTTCCAGACGATGCCCCTTTAGCCAAAAAGCTAAGGAATCGTCAAATTTGTACGTATATGTGCGAACAATGTAACGAACGCATCGCAGATAAAACGATTGCTCGCATCGCAACAGGCAACTTTGTTTTTCACCGGAGCTCTCATCCCGTTGAAGAGGATTTTTAA